The nucleotide sequence TTGTTCATTTTGAAATGCCTGAAGATGTTAAACAATATGTTCATCGCTCTGGAAGAACAGGCCGCATGGGTAAAGAAGGAACGGTTGTATCTCTTGTAACAAAAACTGAATTAACTTCCGTAAAAAAATGGACAGCTAAGATGAATGTGCCTCTTCAAAAGCAATTTCTTGAACAAGGACAAGTTATTATAAAAGAGGATTCTGAGAAAGCAAGAACGTCTGATAAACGTTTAGCTGCACCAAAAAGCGCAAAGCCCGCTCATCTAAAATCGGAAACAAGCAAAAAAAGAAGATAAAAACAACAAAAAGGATATTTCCATCATTTATAGAATCTCAATCTCTATAAAGGGGAGATATTGTATGGAAACTACAGAATTCTTATATCAAATTAAACCGGTAAGGGCTCATTTTATGGAGAATCAAACGGATGCTGAACAGAAAACTCTGCAATCCCATTTTCAATACCTCCAAAACCTTTTAGAAGAGGGGAAATTAGTACTAGCCGGTCCATGTCTTGATGCTTCATTTGGTATAGTCATCCTTCATAATACGAATGAAGAAGAAGCGCTAAGAATAATGGAGAACGACCCAGCAATCAGAGGTGAAATCATGACGGGTAACCTTCACCCATTCCGTGTTTCACTTATAAAGGATTAATCGAGTACAAACTATGAACGCTGTAACATTCATTGTTACAGTGTTTGTTGTATAGTTAATGTATAGATGAGTTTGGCATAAGTATAGGAATCGTTTTGAGATAGGGATAAACCGTTATTATTAGGAGTACCCTGTGGCTAAACGGGGAATTCTATAGCTATTACTTATCGTTTAGCAGTATTAAATAAGGGAGAGATGTAGATGGAGTCTATATGGCTAGAGTATGCTTGGGCATTGTTAATTTTAATCGGGTTGGAAGGTTTGTTATCAGCTGACAATGCGCTCGTACTAGCTGTTATTGCAAAACATTTACCTGAAGAACAGAAAAAAAGAGCAATAAATTATGGAATCATAATGGCATTTGTATTTAGATTTGGTGCGCTTTTTGCAATCTCATTTATTGCAAACGTTTGGCAGATTCAAGCGATTGGTGCAGCTTATCTTCTATACTTAGGGTTAAAGCATGTCATTAAAGCGAAATTTGGAAAAGAAAATGAGAACATTCAAGAAGAAGTGGAAGAGGAGTCTGCTGGCAAAAGTTTTTGGCCAACGGTAGGAAAAATTGCTATAGCTGATCTTGCTTTTGCGATTGATTCGATTTTGGCAGCCGTTGCTCTTGCCTTAGGTCTTCCAGATTCACCTCTAGATGACTTCGGAGGCATGGATGGAGGACAGTTTATCGTTGTCCTTTTAGGAGGAATTGCGGGTCTTATTTTAATTAAATTTGCTGCAACCTGGTTTGTACAGCTGCTTGATAAACGTCCTGCATTAGAAACAACTGCGTATGCCATTGTTGCTTGGGTTGGTGTCAAGCTTGCTGTAATTACACTTGCACACAAAGATATAGGAGTTTTAGATCATCATTTTCCTCACAGTACCGTTTGGACGATCATTTTCTATGGAGTATTGATTGCGATTGCACTTATCGGATGGTTTGCTCCCGCAAAAAAACCAGCAGAGCAAAGTGGTTCCACACAATAAAGTTCTAAGGAAGCGACCAGAAATGGTCGTTTTTTTACATGGTTTTAATTCTTAACCTATACAGGTGAGCTTATCTCTAACTAACGCTATGATAAAATAGAATTAGATAATATATTAACAGACAGACAATTCATAACAGCCACTTTGAATGAGGACACTACACGATAGGAAAGGAGAACAAAAATTTGACCAATTTTATTGATCGCCCTGATGGTATTTTTCCTTCCGTTTGTTCACTAGACTGCCCCGACCAATGCGGGCTGCTTCTGCATAAAAAGAACGGTAAAATTACGAAGATCGAGGGTGACCCAAACCACCCTGTGACTAAAGGATATATTTGCAATAAAGTTCGTAATATGACTGAACGAATCTATGATGAAAAACGACTTAAATATCCTATGAAACGCGTTGGAGCAAAAGGCGATGGAGAGTTTGTTCGAATAAGCTGGGATGAAGCGATTGATACGATTACTACTCGCTGGAAAGAACTTCTGAAAAGTGACAGTGCAGAAAGCATCCTTCCATACAGTTTTTATGGAAATATGGGGAACCTTAGTGCGGAAGGTATGGATCGCCGCTTTTTTAACCGTTTGGGAGCCTCTCAGCTTGATAGGAGTATCTGCAATTCTGCTGGTGCTGTCGGCTATAAATATACAATGGGCGGCAGCTATGGAATTGATCCTGAGGACACTATTCATACCAAGCTATTTATATTTTGGGGAATTAATGCGGTGAGCACGAACATGCATCAAATCGCTCTCGCTCAAAAAGCCAGGAAGCGAAATGGAGCTAAGATCATTGTAATTGATGTTCATAAAAATCAAACCGCTAGATTGGCAGATTGGTTCATTCCGATTCTGCCTGGGACGGATACCGCTCTGGCTTTAGGAATGATGCATATTTTATTTGGTGAAAACATGGTGAACGCCTCATTTCTTGAGCAATTCACGGTAGGGCATGAGGAGCTTCGTGAGCATGTAAAACAGTATGATCCCACGTCTGTAGCTGCCATTACCGGCATACCAGAAGAGGATATTGTGCAACTCGCAAGAATGTACGGAATGACTTCACCTAGCTTAATTCGTATTGGTAACGGACCGCAGCACCACGATAATGGAGGAATGTTTGTTAGAACAATCTCCTGTCTTCCAGCTTTAACCGGACAATGGCAAGTAAAAGGGGGAGGGGCTATTAAAGGAAATTCCGCTTACTTGGCCCACAATACGGATTCCTTGCAGCGCCCGGACTTGCTGAAAAACAAGCAAACGCGGAAAATTAATATGAATGTGCTGGGAGATGCCTTACTTACGCTTGATCCACCAGTAAAATCGCTTTATGTTTATGGAAGTAATCCTGCTGTAGTTGCACCTGCTGGTAATAAAGTTCGAAAAGGATTAAAACGAGAAGACTTGTTTACGGTTGTACATGATTTGTTTTTAACAGAAACAGCGAGGTATGCAGATATTGTTTTGCCTGCCACGTCTTCCTTTGAAAATACAGATTTTTACACATCATATTGGCATCACTACATTCAGCTTCAGCAGCCAGTGATAGAGCCCTATGAGGAAGCTAAATCAAATACAGATGTGTTCAGGCTTTTAGCGAAAGCTATGGATTTTGACGATACAGCTTTTATAGAGACGGACGAGGAGTTAATTGATCAAGCACTCACTAATCCGTTAAATCCTTTTATAACGAAAATAAACTATGAAACCTTATCAAAAAATCAATATTTAAAAGCAGAAGCGGAATTTCCTGACGTACTCCCGACTCCGAGCGGAAAAATAGAACTGTATTCAGAAAAAATGAAACAGGACGGTTATCCACCTTTGCCGACCTATATACCTTTGTCAAAAGATTCCGAACACCCCCTCCTTTTTATAGCGGGTCCAAATCATAACTTTTTGAACTCAACATTTGCGAACCAATCCAAACATGTTGAGCTTGAAAAAGAGCCAGTTGTGGTTTTGAATCGTTCTGATGCTGAATCATTAGGAATAAAAAATGGAGAGCAGGTTAGGGTTTGGAACGAACGCGGGGAATGTATACTTAAAGCAGATGCTGGGAACAACGTCCTTCCAGGTGTGGCAGTTACGCAAGGTCTTTGGGGCGCAGACAAAGAAACAAAACATCTGGTCAACTCGCTGACTCCAGACCGTATCGCTGACATGGGCGGCGGAGCAACGTTCTTTTCAGGAAGGGTTACCGTTGAACCATTAATAGAAAAGATTTAGTTAATTACACATCCCAAAAGTCACTCAATTTTGCTGAATCATCTTTCTTTTTAACAATACTTAGTACAATCCGCATCGTAGTACCATCTGGTTTGTAGAAGGGGTCGTTTAATAGCTTCTCTACTCGGTAAGCGGGAAATCCGCTAACGTTGCTGAACCATTGTAATTCCAGTTTGTTTTTTTGAATCCAGCTGTACAGTTTAGACTTCATATGATTTCTCTCCCATAGGGTAATTAAGGTAATTAACTTAAATATACCATCATGTGAACAAAACATCTACATGGAGTATATGTTAGTTGAACAATGTACTATTTCAGTCGATTTTCTAGAGAATAAAGGTTTTTAAATGTAGACAAAAGCATGCGGCTAATGAGCTGCATGCTTTTTTAGTGGAAGTCGTGCGGAAGATCCTTATTTTTTGAATAACTGTACCCAAGCTCCTTGGTAATAAGCAACTCCAATAGAGTCATAATTAGAGCTTAAAATGTTTTGGCGATGACCAGGACTGTTCATCCAATCCGTCATAACGGCTTGAGGAGAAGTTTGTCCTTTAGCAATGTTCTCACCAGCAGCTGTGTAATCGAT is from Fictibacillus sp. b24 and encodes:
- a CDS encoding YciI family protein — translated: METTEFLYQIKPVRAHFMENQTDAEQKTLQSHFQYLQNLLEEGKLVLAGPCLDASFGIVILHNTNEEEALRIMENDPAIRGEIMTGNLHPFRVSLIKD
- a CDS encoding TerC family protein, whose amino-acid sequence is MESIWLEYAWALLILIGLEGLLSADNALVLAVIAKHLPEEQKKRAINYGIIMAFVFRFGALFAISFIANVWQIQAIGAAYLLYLGLKHVIKAKFGKENENIQEEVEEESAGKSFWPTVGKIAIADLAFAIDSILAAVALALGLPDSPLDDFGGMDGGQFIVVLLGGIAGLILIKFAATWFVQLLDKRPALETTAYAIVAWVGVKLAVITLAHKDIGVLDHHFPHSTVWTIIFYGVLIAIALIGWFAPAKKPAEQSGSTQ
- a CDS encoding molybdopterin-containing oxidoreductase family protein — protein: MTNFIDRPDGIFPSVCSLDCPDQCGLLLHKKNGKITKIEGDPNHPVTKGYICNKVRNMTERIYDEKRLKYPMKRVGAKGDGEFVRISWDEAIDTITTRWKELLKSDSAESILPYSFYGNMGNLSAEGMDRRFFNRLGASQLDRSICNSAGAVGYKYTMGGSYGIDPEDTIHTKLFIFWGINAVSTNMHQIALAQKARKRNGAKIIVIDVHKNQTARLADWFIPILPGTDTALALGMMHILFGENMVNASFLEQFTVGHEELREHVKQYDPTSVAAITGIPEEDIVQLARMYGMTSPSLIRIGNGPQHHDNGGMFVRTISCLPALTGQWQVKGGGAIKGNSAYLAHNTDSLQRPDLLKNKQTRKINMNVLGDALLTLDPPVKSLYVYGSNPAVVAPAGNKVRKGLKREDLFTVVHDLFLTETARYADIVLPATSSFENTDFYTSYWHHYIQLQQPVIEPYEEAKSNTDVFRLLAKAMDFDDTAFIETDEELIDQALTNPLNPFITKINYETLSKNQYLKAEAEFPDVLPTPSGKIELYSEKMKQDGYPPLPTYIPLSKDSEHPLLFIAGPNHNFLNSTFANQSKHVELEKEPVVVLNRSDAESLGIKNGEQVRVWNERGECILKADAGNNVLPGVAVTQGLWGADKETKHLVNSLTPDRIADMGGGATFFSGRVTVEPLIEKI